A single window of uncultured Pseudodesulfovibrio sp. DNA harbors:
- a CDS encoding class I SAM-dependent methyltransferase encodes MSEVHKSHCRGEQANAKGYGPTSLWLHEPKTLIDQLNLYQGMVLLDAGCGAGEYSLLAAPQVGDKGQVIALDTTPLSIEKLAMTSKREGITNVRGHVCDITGHLPLASRSVDLILLSTVLHIRAVRDRASNMFHEFRRVLRPEGKVAVIECKKEETNFGPPLHSRLAPEEVEALAASSGLQKTSLVLFDHTYLLNLA; translated from the coding sequence ATGTCTGAAGTACACAAGTCACATTGTCGCGGCGAACAAGCAAACGCCAAAGGATATGGTCCGACCAGCCTATGGCTCCATGAGCCGAAAACATTGATCGACCAACTCAATCTTTATCAGGGCATGGTCCTGTTGGATGCAGGATGCGGGGCCGGAGAATATTCCCTGCTGGCAGCGCCGCAAGTGGGAGACAAAGGGCAAGTCATCGCTTTGGACACCACACCACTTTCAATAGAAAAACTCGCTATGACATCCAAAAGAGAAGGTATAACCAACGTACGAGGTCATGTCTGCGATATCACTGGGCACCTCCCCTTAGCTTCCAGAAGTGTGGACCTGATATTGTTGAGCACCGTGCTTCATATCCGTGCTGTACGCGATCGAGCTTCGAACATGTTCCATGAGTTTCGACGAGTGCTACGCCCCGAAGGGAAAGTTGCCGTTATCGAGTGCAAAAAAGAAGAAACCAATTTCGGCCCCCCTCTTCACTCTCGACTTGCCCCAGAGGAGGTCGAAGCCTTGGCGGCCTCAAGCGGCTTGCAAAAAACATCATTGGTCCTTTTCGACCACACTTACTTGCTCAATCTCGCATAG
- a CDS encoding IclR family transcriptional regulator, with amino-acid sequence MFSEERMPQADKYYMMRSLEKALFVIETMATRKNWKLKSLNEACCIPKGTLQRILRTLEDLGYVRQVQRGGAYTLTLKFHKLGNQVFSLSNIASLVQPVLHNLRDEVNETVNLSILSGVDMVVVHQTTSRHALRMDSIVGTSFPAYASASGKVFLAFLPEDALRVFIKELRRSDAAMNTDKINALFTRLESVREKGIGLDFEELFKGIRCVAAPIFDDLGKIVATISCSVPTVRLDKSLSRKLLQEIPMAAADASKLFQAPYHSFHLEVDAIAERLATAATA; translated from the coding sequence ATGTTTTCCGAGGAAAGAATGCCACAAGCCGATAAATATTATATGATGCGCTCTTTGGAAAAAGCTCTTTTTGTCATAGAGACCATGGCGACCAGAAAAAATTGGAAGCTGAAGAGTCTCAATGAGGCTTGTTGTATTCCCAAAGGGACGTTGCAGCGCATTCTGCGTACTTTGGAAGATCTGGGATATGTCCGACAGGTCCAGCGGGGCGGAGCATATACCTTGACGTTGAAATTTCATAAATTGGGCAATCAGGTTTTTTCCTTAAGCAACATAGCATCTCTGGTGCAACCAGTTCTTCATAATTTGCGTGATGAGGTAAATGAAACAGTCAATTTGAGTATACTTTCTGGTGTAGACATGGTGGTTGTTCATCAAACAACATCCCGTCATGCTTTGCGAATGGACTCAATTGTAGGAACATCTTTTCCCGCCTATGCTTCCGCCTCGGGAAAGGTCTTTTTGGCGTTTTTGCCTGAAGATGCGTTGCGCGTTTTTATCAAGGAATTAAGGCGCAGTGATGCCGCTATGAATACCGATAAAATAAACGCGCTTTTCACACGACTTGAATCAGTGCGAGAGAAAGGCATTGGTTTGGATTTTGAAGAATTGTTTAAAGGGATACGTTGCGTGGCTGCCCCTATTTTTGATGATTTAGGAAAAATAGTCGCAACAATCAGCTGTTCTGTCCCCACAGTGCGCTTGGACAAATCCTTGTCGCGCAAACTCCTTCAGGAAATACCTATGGCCGCAGCCGATGCGTCAAAACTTTTTCAAGCACCTTATCATTCTTTTCATTTAGAGGTTGATGCGATTGCTGAACGTCTTGCGACAGCAGCGACTGCGTAA
- a CDS encoding acyl-CoA dehydratase activase — MHSLGIDIGYASIKAAVLDSKGTIIHTEYILHKGHVTQKTRQLLKRLIQLPEVPHITYGAVTGSGSAIFTGSGVMLEVNEVATLVEGALRLDNTCTSIIEMGGQTAKFITGFTAEDKTDVKVSMTSNCSSGTGSFLEEQVSRLGLSIEEYSAFAAQATFIPRIAGRCSVFAKTDIIHHQQEGVAASDILAGLAHAVVKNYRNAVMRGLPRTPPLLFVGGVSLNSAINDAICSVLGLTAKTLRVHEHSNVAGAIGAAILAAKEKLPVDLLSISASMHQTEPFNIYMQDTVNLEPLSGFGTNDSFGKHQCHQLTGGGQTPCWLGIDVGSTSTNLVLTDATNTIVAFRYLRTAGDPIHAVCTGLAELKKELGNKIRVEGVATTGSGRYMTGRLVGADVVRDEITAQARAATALDPNVDTIFEIGGQDSKFISLKNGAVTDFQMNKICAAGTGSFIEEQAKKLGIPLHEIGPSALAAESPISLGERCTVFMESSIAAHLAHGANTEDLSAGLCYSIIKNYMNRVVSQKTVGEKIFLQGGVAHNQGVVNAFRAVTGKEIIVPPFFSVTGAYGAAILAREALATEEKTETKFKGFSPSSKVEEISVPSQSQTKALEFNRRVQEFIFEGYETTMNPTKKTVGIPRALFTYGMFPLFYPFFRALDCNVLLSEPTSEETIRQAQEYSLDETCYPVKLINGHAAELVEKGVDFLFFPNLHTVSHPGSKARQNYGCAYMQLAFEVINKAMDLKNKGIKLLSPTIAFNQGKEFMNKVFMDLGWEVGANQEQVQHALQTAMQSFKAFEAKVEAQGKALADIPQDQKTFVLISKIYGVADPVLNLGIADTLAQMGYQTLPFYDLPEVDIFHQHPNMYWPFGQHILAAAGLIAKQDNLHAIFLTHHGCGPDTVLAHYFKEIMGNKPYLTIEVDEHSSSVGVITRVEAFVNSLDKGNNRHASLPKEHLKKLDKTVDINSELSLPTGKILLPNLYPYSNLMCEIMRKGGYDATLIKETCAASIDLGRQHTTTNEYFSMSTLLGDLLHTLNAPDSTTPDQLSVMLPQNEGAEVDGQYARFIRTKLDENGFNKVDILAPFMENLLDMGKPQAQALFLCLLAGDLVRLAPREHRDYLIETLQTMAHDDELNQQSLVSIAHHVQIWIEKLKYQKRIFALGEPLVLFNDTLNNNTFKRLEDDGHHVVFAPFSEYIWGFMRDTLKHSPYPRAQHRRSLLREFQRLIRVISEALGKQSHFESDLEALMIRANHNLGYYAGAFGRYRSVKTMGNLPQVDGVISVASMYENTGISLDILQGHANGKKKTPTLNLTFDGNKNENDLIKTDSFIYYL, encoded by the coding sequence ATGCATAGTCTTGGAATCGACATTGGGTACGCATCAATCAAGGCAGCGGTATTGGATAGCAAAGGAACAATCATTCATACGGAATACATACTTCACAAGGGGCATGTAACTCAAAAGACAAGGCAACTCCTCAAACGGCTTATCCAATTACCGGAAGTACCCCATATCACCTATGGTGCGGTTACAGGCAGTGGTAGCGCCATCTTCACAGGTTCTGGGGTGATGCTTGAGGTCAACGAAGTTGCCACTCTGGTTGAAGGGGCATTGCGATTAGACAACACTTGCACTTCCATTATCGAAATGGGGGGGCAGACGGCCAAATTTATAACCGGATTCACCGCTGAAGACAAAACCGATGTCAAAGTCTCCATGACCTCAAATTGTTCATCAGGGACAGGATCATTCCTTGAAGAACAGGTTTCCCGCCTTGGGTTGAGTATAGAAGAATATTCTGCTTTTGCTGCCCAAGCCACCTTTATACCGCGCATAGCTGGACGGTGCAGTGTCTTCGCCAAAACAGATATCATCCACCACCAGCAGGAAGGAGTTGCAGCTTCAGATATCCTGGCCGGATTAGCCCATGCAGTGGTCAAAAACTACCGCAATGCAGTCATGCGAGGACTTCCTCGAACCCCTCCCCTATTGTTTGTAGGCGGCGTTTCCTTGAACAGCGCCATAAATGACGCAATATGTTCGGTTCTCGGGCTGACAGCGAAAACACTTCGCGTCCATGAGCACTCAAATGTAGCCGGAGCTATCGGAGCAGCTATTCTTGCAGCCAAGGAAAAACTCCCCGTGGACCTATTGTCTATATCCGCGTCAATGCACCAGACTGAACCTTTCAATATTTACATGCAGGACACCGTGAACCTTGAACCGCTGTCTGGGTTCGGCACAAACGATTCCTTTGGCAAACATCAATGCCATCAGCTGACGGGAGGCGGCCAAACCCCATGCTGGCTCGGTATAGATGTTGGATCCACCAGTACCAATCTGGTTCTCACCGATGCAACCAACACAATCGTTGCCTTCCGCTACTTGAGAACCGCAGGCGATCCCATTCACGCTGTATGCACAGGGCTGGCCGAACTAAAAAAAGAACTCGGTAACAAAATCCGTGTTGAGGGCGTCGCCACCACAGGATCAGGCCGTTATATGACGGGCCGTCTCGTCGGTGCAGATGTTGTTCGTGACGAAATCACAGCACAAGCCAGAGCGGCAACAGCTCTTGACCCGAATGTGGACACCATCTTTGAAATCGGAGGGCAGGATTCTAAATTCATCTCCCTGAAAAATGGAGCTGTCACCGACTTTCAAATGAACAAGATATGTGCTGCCGGCACAGGATCTTTTATTGAAGAACAAGCCAAAAAACTCGGAATTCCGTTGCATGAAATAGGTCCCAGTGCCTTGGCTGCCGAGTCTCCAATCAGCTTGGGAGAACGCTGCACTGTTTTCATGGAAAGCAGTATTGCCGCCCACCTTGCTCATGGCGCGAACACCGAAGATCTCTCAGCCGGACTCTGCTATTCCATCATCAAAAACTACATGAATCGTGTTGTATCCCAAAAGACTGTGGGGGAAAAAATATTCCTTCAAGGGGGAGTGGCCCACAATCAGGGCGTCGTGAATGCCTTCCGTGCCGTAACAGGCAAAGAAATCATCGTCCCGCCATTCTTCAGTGTCACCGGAGCATACGGAGCCGCTATTCTGGCCCGAGAAGCGTTGGCGACTGAAGAAAAAACAGAAACGAAATTCAAAGGATTTTCTCCAAGTTCAAAAGTAGAGGAAATCTCTGTCCCTTCTCAAAGCCAAACCAAAGCTCTTGAATTCAACCGCAGGGTACAGGAATTTATTTTTGAAGGGTATGAAACTACAATGAATCCCACAAAAAAGACTGTGGGCATTCCACGCGCACTATTCACATACGGCATGTTTCCACTGTTCTATCCCTTTTTCCGCGCCTTGGACTGCAACGTCTTATTATCCGAACCGACCTCAGAAGAAACCATCCGTCAGGCACAGGAATATTCTCTGGATGAAACATGCTACCCGGTTAAACTGATCAATGGACACGCTGCTGAGTTGGTCGAAAAAGGGGTAGACTTTCTTTTCTTCCCAAACCTTCACACTGTCTCCCACCCTGGATCAAAAGCCCGACAAAACTATGGTTGCGCATACATGCAACTGGCCTTTGAAGTCATCAACAAGGCTATGGATCTGAAAAATAAAGGCATCAAGCTACTATCACCGACCATCGCCTTCAACCAAGGGAAAGAATTCATGAACAAGGTCTTCATGGATCTGGGGTGGGAGGTCGGCGCAAATCAGGAACAGGTCCAGCACGCCCTGCAAACGGCCATGCAATCTTTCAAGGCTTTTGAAGCCAAAGTTGAAGCGCAAGGAAAGGCCCTCGCAGACATCCCACAGGACCAAAAAACTTTTGTACTTATATCCAAAATATATGGCGTGGCCGATCCAGTTCTGAATCTTGGCATCGCGGATACGCTTGCACAAATGGGATACCAAACTCTACCCTTTTATGATCTGCCAGAGGTAGATATTTTCCACCAGCATCCGAACATGTACTGGCCTTTTGGACAGCACATTCTCGCGGCTGCTGGATTAATCGCCAAACAGGACAACCTTCATGCGATCTTCCTGACACATCATGGTTGCGGACCGGATACGGTACTCGCCCACTACTTTAAGGAAATCATGGGGAATAAACCGTATTTGACTATCGAGGTAGATGAGCACTCTTCTTCCGTCGGCGTCATTACTCGAGTGGAAGCGTTTGTAAACAGCTTGGACAAAGGGAACAACCGGCACGCATCCCTCCCCAAAGAGCACCTGAAAAAGCTTGATAAAACCGTAGACATTAACTCGGAATTATCTCTCCCAACAGGCAAAATATTACTACCAAACCTGTATCCCTATTCCAACCTCATGTGCGAAATCATGCGCAAAGGCGGATATGATGCAACCCTGATCAAAGAAACCTGTGCGGCCTCTATTGATCTCGGCCGACAGCATACAACGACCAATGAGTACTTCTCCATGTCTACCTTACTGGGCGACTTGTTACACACTTTAAACGCCCCCGACAGTACAACACCAGATCAACTTTCCGTCATGCTCCCACAAAATGAAGGGGCTGAAGTCGATGGTCAATATGCTCGTTTCATACGCACGAAACTTGATGAGAACGGCTTTAACAAGGTCGATATCCTGGCACCGTTCATGGAAAACCTGTTGGATATGGGAAAACCTCAAGCACAAGCCCTGTTCCTGTGCCTCCTTGCTGGAGATCTGGTCCGACTCGCCCCCAGAGAGCATCGGGACTATCTTATTGAAACACTTCAAACCATGGCACATGACGATGAACTCAACCAACAATCACTGGTCTCCATCGCCCATCATGTCCAGATTTGGATTGAAAAGCTCAAATACCAAAAACGCATTTTCGCATTGGGCGAACCGTTAGTCCTCTTTAACGACACCTTGAACAACAACACATTCAAAAGGTTGGAAGACGACGGACACCATGTCGTATTTGCTCCGTTCAGTGAGTATATATGGGGCTTCATGCGAGATACCCTAAAACACAGCCCCTATCCCAGAGCACAACATAGACGAAGCCTGCTGCGAGAATTCCAAAGACTCATCCGGGTCATCAGCGAAGCCCTTGGCAAACAAAGTCACTTTGAATCCGATCTGGAAGCTCTGATGATCAGGGCCAACCACAATCTCGGATATTACGCAGGAGCCTTTGGCCGCTATCGAAGCGTAAAAACCATGGGCAACCTCCCGCAAGTAGACGGTGTAATCTCCGTCGCCTCCATGTACGAAAACACGGGAATTTCCCTCGATATTCTTCAGGGGCACGCCAACGGGAAAAAGAAAACACCGACATTGAACCTGACTTTTGACGGAAACAAAAACGAAAACGATCTAATCAAAACAGACTCGTTTATCTACTACTTATAA
- the proC gene encoding pyrroline-5-carboxylate reductase: protein MNIGFIGTGNMGGAIIRTLSGVENLTVYGLNRTRKKLEELANETGLIPCDSIKELTTKSDFIVLAVKPQQAHGIWSEMIPALTKDKCVVSIAAGLTLDSLKNCIDNICPVIRVMPNTPVLIKEGVTAICLDDETISEPQKTFIQTLFQNSGDVHVLSEDQFDVFTALIGSGPAFIFYLIETMIESGVELGLHRDVSTRMVKKLFSGASLMAEHSNEHVSMLKEMSIAPAGTTIAALTHFERTALRGNIMDAIRMAYNRSIELG from the coding sequence ATGAATATCGGTTTTATCGGGACAGGCAACATGGGAGGAGCCATTATCAGAACACTTTCTGGAGTGGAGAATCTTACAGTGTACGGTCTGAACCGGACCAGAAAGAAATTGGAAGAATTAGCAAACGAGACTGGCCTTATTCCATGCGACAGCATTAAAGAGTTGACCACAAAATCTGATTTCATTGTCCTGGCAGTCAAACCACAGCAGGCACATGGGATATGGTCTGAAATGATCCCAGCTTTAACGAAAGACAAATGTGTGGTGTCCATCGCTGCTGGCTTGACGTTGGATTCACTAAAAAATTGCATTGACAACATTTGCCCTGTCATCCGGGTCATGCCGAACACTCCGGTTTTGATTAAAGAAGGAGTCACCGCCATTTGTCTGGATGATGAAACTATTTCAGAACCACAAAAAACTTTTATTCAAACCCTTTTCCAAAACTCAGGCGACGTGCATGTTTTGTCTGAGGATCAATTTGACGTGTTTACAGCACTCATTGGATCAGGGCCGGCTTTTATTTTTTATCTTATCGAAACAATGATTGAATCAGGAGTGGAATTAGGGTTGCATCGAGACGTCTCAACCCGCATGGTCAAGAAACTCTTCAGTGGAGCCAGCCTCATGGCAGAACACTCAAATGAACACGTCAGCATGCTCAAAGAAATGTCCATTGCTCCAGCCGGAACCACAATTGCCGCTTTAACCCACTTTGAAAGGACTGCCCTGCGCGGAAATATCATGGATGCAATCCGCATGGCCTACAACCGCAGTATAGAACTCGGTTAA
- a CDS encoding BCCT family transporter — MSEAGKMDEHRKLNHYTFWPGFILLLAGITLGLSYQEGLAGILSTTMEWIHINFGWLEVSLAIIIVMFTVGIAFSPIGNIRFGGKDAKPEFSFWQWFALSLCGCIGIGILFWAMGEPIFHMMQPPLSLHIEPGSKDAGVFAIAQTTLHWTIAQYCFYTICGVAIALVSYNRNYPLSIAAGMYALFPVKMRPLLASTVHALCLFSLCCAIATSMGAGLMQIGSGTGTIFGYTPGPLTWAAAAGIIIPIYVLSSYSGLKKGMRILSTGTTRAFFLLMAVVLFVGPTLFILGMGVESFGYFANNFFRNSTLLNTMQISDKWPMQWLVPYMEIFFIFAPLLGHFLARMAKGRTVRQFILVNIIPPTIFCHFWIATFGGTAVYFQWTGLVDVWAGIQQHGMESMVYILLSQFPFSKILMGLFVVTIVFSFATMTDSLVATLAIISTKGVRASEEPPKKLKIIWGVVTGLIAYVLCICGGIEPVRGLISLAAFPMMIFTFGMCISLVKEGIYLLDKPNWMDNDT; from the coding sequence ATGTCAGAGGCAGGGAAAATGGATGAACACAGAAAACTCAATCACTATACTTTTTGGCCCGGATTCATACTCTTGCTCGCCGGAATTACTTTAGGGTTATCCTATCAGGAAGGTCTTGCGGGAATTTTGAGCACCACAATGGAATGGATTCATATCAATTTTGGGTGGCTGGAAGTCTCATTGGCCATTATTATTGTGATGTTTACTGTAGGCATTGCTTTTTCTCCAATCGGCAATATTCGGTTTGGAGGTAAAGACGCCAAACCTGAGTTCTCTTTCTGGCAGTGGTTTGCTTTATCTCTTTGTGGGTGTATCGGGATCGGAATTCTCTTTTGGGCAATGGGTGAGCCGATTTTTCATATGATGCAACCGCCGTTGAGTTTGCACATCGAGCCTGGATCAAAAGATGCCGGCGTTTTTGCCATAGCCCAGACAACGTTGCATTGGACTATCGCGCAGTACTGTTTCTACACTATCTGCGGAGTCGCTATTGCCTTGGTCAGTTACAATCGTAATTACCCACTCTCAATAGCTGCTGGCATGTATGCACTTTTCCCCGTAAAAATGCGTCCGCTCTTGGCTTCAACCGTGCACGCGCTTTGTCTTTTTTCCCTTTGTTGTGCGATTGCAACCAGTATGGGCGCCGGGCTTATGCAGATCGGAAGCGGAACAGGTACTATCTTTGGATATACTCCAGGTCCTTTGACTTGGGCTGCTGCAGCAGGGATCATTATTCCCATTTATGTTTTATCGTCATATTCAGGTTTGAAGAAGGGCATGCGTATCCTTTCTACCGGAACGACGAGGGCTTTTTTTCTGCTGATGGCTGTCGTCCTTTTCGTGGGACCGACGTTATTTATCTTGGGAATGGGCGTTGAATCTTTTGGGTATTTTGCGAATAACTTTTTCCGCAATAGCACTTTGCTCAACACCATGCAGATAAGTGATAAATGGCCTATGCAATGGCTTGTTCCATATATGGAGATTTTCTTTATTTTTGCTCCATTATTGGGACATTTCCTGGCTCGTATGGCCAAGGGGAGAACGGTTCGTCAGTTTATTTTGGTTAATATCATTCCTCCGACCATCTTTTGTCATTTTTGGATCGCGACGTTTGGTGGAACCGCTGTGTATTTCCAATGGACCGGTTTGGTCGATGTTTGGGCAGGTATACAACAGCATGGGATGGAATCGATGGTGTACATCCTCCTTTCCCAATTCCCTTTCAGCAAGATTTTGATGGGATTGTTTGTTGTTACCATCGTCTTTTCATTTGCCACAATGACAGATTCACTGGTCGCAACTCTAGCAATTATATCGACCAAAGGTGTCCGTGCAAGTGAAGAGCCACCCAAGAAGTTGAAAATTATCTGGGGTGTCGTTACCGGATTGATCGCCTATGTCTTGTGTATATGTGGCGGAATTGAACCTGTCCGAGGGTTAATATCACTCGCCGCATTCCCCATGATGATATTTACCTTCGGCATGTGTATTTCTCTAGTAAAAGAAGGGATATATTTACTAGATAAGCCCAATTGGATGGACAACGATACGTAA
- a CDS encoding IclR family transcriptional regulator: MAKDAYYTIGSVVKVFSVIEQMTKRHKWELAELSKAVGLPKTTVHRFLLTLQDLGYVSQGEEESAYALTFKLFQMGSLVTEHTSIQEAARPYCKRLLEVLGETINLCAPSGTEMVVVDRQVTTQVLRQDSIVGRSFPIYQSASGKVCLAFMDAAKSGSLLEAVRRESDGKIGPAEMADFIKEIEIVRENVISYDNEEIYHGVCCAAVPVFDYNDELVATIGVSVPSVRFSPGVRETASLELFKAAEQLSIRLGASSYPPAERT, encoded by the coding sequence ATGGCAAAAGACGCGTATTATACGATCGGATCTGTGGTGAAGGTGTTTTCTGTCATAGAACAGATGACGAAGCGGCATAAGTGGGAACTGGCAGAGTTGAGTAAAGCGGTTGGTCTTCCCAAAACAACAGTTCACCGTTTTTTATTGACCCTGCAGGATCTCGGGTATGTCTCGCAAGGTGAGGAAGAAAGTGCATATGCCTTGACATTCAAGCTTTTCCAAATGGGAAGTTTAGTCACAGAGCACACGAGTATTCAGGAGGCCGCACGGCCATATTGCAAGCGACTGCTTGAGGTACTTGGTGAGACAATTAATCTTTGTGCTCCTTCCGGGACTGAAATGGTTGTTGTTGACAGACAAGTGACAACGCAGGTGTTGCGTCAGGATTCGATTGTTGGTCGTTCATTTCCAATTTATCAATCGGCTTCTGGAAAAGTGTGCCTTGCTTTTATGGATGCTGCGAAATCTGGCTCTTTATTGGAAGCTGTCCGAAGAGAATCAGATGGGAAGATCGGGCCAGCTGAAATGGCAGATTTTATTAAGGAAATCGAAATCGTACGAGAAAATGTCATTTCATATGACAATGAAGAAATATACCATGGCGTTTGTTGCGCCGCAGTGCCTGTGTTTGATTACAACGATGAGTTGGTCGCGACCATAGGTGTTTCTGTTCCCAGCGTGAGATTTTCTCCAGGTGTTCGTGAAACGGCTAGCCTTGAACTTTTCAAGGCCGCAGAACAGCTGTCGATTCGGTTGGGTGCAAGCAGTTATCCCCCTGCCGAACGAACATGA
- a CDS encoding flavodoxin domain-containing protein, which translates to MPHVLNVYSSLNGQTEKVSREIKRACTDKGCSVDSINIHNNEKVLSLLEPDITFIGSGIYTWLPSKKMLKWIERQLDHARTKGLILPGSPRLSNKFACVYCTYAGPHTGEAEAIPALKYMGQLFDHLGISVAAEWSIPGAFVPEKMRGMNTSGRLGDITGRPNKNDLKTVYEGTVGMINSLFPSTT; encoded by the coding sequence ATGCCCCATGTACTCAACGTATATTCTTCTCTCAACGGACAAACTGAAAAGGTAAGCCGTGAGATCAAACGCGCCTGCACAGATAAAGGATGTTCCGTGGATTCGATCAACATTCACAACAATGAAAAGGTCCTCTCATTGTTGGAACCGGACATCACGTTCATAGGTTCAGGAATTTACACATGGCTACCGAGCAAAAAAATGCTCAAGTGGATCGAACGGCAATTAGACCACGCTCGAACAAAAGGGCTCATCCTCCCCGGCTCTCCACGCCTCTCAAACAAATTTGCCTGCGTTTACTGCACATATGCAGGCCCACACACAGGTGAGGCAGAGGCTATTCCTGCTCTGAAATACATGGGCCAGTTGTTCGACCATCTAGGTATCTCCGTTGCCGCTGAATGGAGCATCCCCGGCGCTTTCGTCCCTGAAAAAATGCGGGGAATGAATACATCAGGACGACTCGGCGACATAACGGGCCGCCCCAACAAGAACGATTTGAAGACAGTGTATGAAGGGACTGTCGGGATGATCAATTCCCTTTTTCCATCAACAACATAA
- a CDS encoding MarR family transcriptional regulator, with amino-acid sequence MNNQEKNQLNIYNQLRRIIEKHTQMDEQPFMLDKSMSLSPREVRTVDFLGQNEGINVTNVATHFNFTKSAASQLINRLVKRGLVSKNISEHSDKEFHLSLSPEGKKAHQLIQVMTTQRLEMFLDMTESFSTQQIATTSEVLEKVEGMVDERLKRFK; translated from the coding sequence ATGAACAATCAAGAAAAAAACCAACTGAACATATACAATCAGTTGCGCCGGATCATCGAAAAGCACACGCAAATGGACGAACAACCGTTTATGCTGGATAAATCCATGTCACTCTCTCCTCGTGAAGTGAGAACCGTCGACTTCTTAGGCCAAAACGAAGGCATAAATGTGACCAATGTGGCTACGCACTTCAACTTTACCAAGAGTGCTGCCTCACAATTGATAAACAGGCTGGTTAAACGCGGTCTTGTTAGCAAAAACATCTCAGAACACAGCGACAAGGAGTTCCACCTATCCCTGTCACCTGAAGGCAAAAAAGCGCATCAGCTCATTCAAGTCATGACAACACAACGTCTTGAAATGTTTCTAGATATGACGGAAAGCTTTTCCACACAGCAAATAGCTACTACCTCCGAAGTTCTTGAAAAAGTTGAGGGTATGGTGGACGAACGACTCAAACGATTCAAATAA